In Xiphophorus hellerii strain 12219 chromosome 4, Xiphophorus_hellerii-4.1, whole genome shotgun sequence, a single genomic region encodes these proteins:
- the nhsb gene encoding Nance-Horan syndrome protein isoform X3: MPFAKRIVEPQLLCRHQIPNDEGLLFEDLCAISHVVLSRTLRQLSDLARHACSLFQELENDIMSTNQRVWVLQNKIGQIQQTANALDPKKEAVPVSNLDIESKLSAHYQAPWHQQHNVFHPCTRPPCLEELHRNARLSLRALHRDEQQHQPSSSRERNRVTISISVAPPMPTFPSPHSIRRQQRSRLARAERTVKETEIQTTERKLQERPGREEDMKTIERKFECFYSLETIEGCIFIPWNRKVTSIEKSESSEVIGGQTAKAVNHSAPSAQDKQANWSKENVPPSDQKTNGDSQAVSSCIIPINVTAGVGFDREASARCSLVHSQSVLQRRRKLRRRKTITGIPKRVQQDMDSDESPVARERTVIIHANSHQLSLCQEDLSISGRLHHTRDSGCQTDDFLIACTAAPSRRRIRAQRNHQGIPASLSHSTGNISSLGDQSDSTYTTASTHGGRLRSRSLPREGGRLIDSDEDDDDNYDDDDEDEDLSPYEAEDFIPSGPSPRMKMMMMKDEEESTDDQAAPEPLQLGSLKRLQRSSERDRGGGGGGSPEHSWMERGRSRLPRKADMGSCEISSSSDTFSSPIHSVSTTGVLGSHVDHKEDHQSSSGNWSGSSSTCPSQTSETIPPPSSPPLTGSSHCDSELSLNTAPNAIDEGFSLDPSYHSDLRPQSQGHRSSSFTSSATDQLDDAGVSTASEGEWTYPQDQDQTDPDQDQDPTQKLSENHQFLQEYSSMEGLNDQTCFSKQKTNAEKEPESHYPSDTEGFYSSSVNLGEYNPTYREYTCNYADLGPDCHQSNTVAKRLSHGGYPQPPLQFKTGTMTLGRTCRPLRKSKVKPPPPKRTSSLKETNSSVDVGTDTQADKDHPKMVSEQELTSSSTDMKLELDLELGGAPEPLQSSCLVAESLGTWGMGLGGAMDIVEPMSFSSADTHSFKDEGAVQSDYADLWLHNSELKSNNGEYASMSNSSTATGTTVMDCMKSPDSSSSSTETQIQAVAQTLESKESSPSLPSGDFKLGSPEKLAGLASPSSGYSSQSETPTSTLPSSSAAFFPGPLSPSTGKRKPKVPERKSSLSSLQQFPRDGASISFCNKRDPDFPPPPSQLDLNVLHGGYVRHTLSHRAYHMHTLHHNKHRVANVLSIGPKIMVPEITNTNPPPSSGSALTNPGSNVLPITPSTIRSVQLHSVSQSSEPQSTSTTYQDTTNGTETVTRPKCPPSGSTLAPPPVNTRPLPPRRPPPRPPCHDHTSSPERSQPPPPGRHPDGPPSYESLLLRQDRYGPGTFWAMTAFRTRMDPSSDISEDSSPLHRPVPRAPHPSPVDLHTHIHSHTEFRGLTHSTHARSEFRVLGERSFSQDDDEDEEEEEEEEEEEEEEQVKEPQRAACSRGGMRSDHPPPPAYEFAGGSHLNSGSWASPVKVPGNTTEASHPYLISDARTGGQEVHEEEREVISGATRSAHPHQLQENKDDSTTPDTEDYFSKDSTPSDNSLSPLTDDAKVDDDIIITSPNKSRTTEDLFAMIHRSKRKVLGRKDSGDLNVKSRLCPVSAVTPSNVSTGVVPPAPPLNFPATLANAVGSQRAPVPIYRSAKKSSTSNEEFKLLLLKKGSRSDSSYRMSATEILKSPITPKTPGESLQEGSIRQAEEQSSMPQEPPISGLDPIQIPGLFPRANSESFTPKTLPMSAASRQGRSRIPPVANSSRYSTRSRLYTAPMQAISEGETENSDGSPHDDRSS, encoded by the exons CTGTGTCGAACTTGGATATAGAGAGCAAGCTGTCGGCGCACTATCAGGCTCCATGGCACCAGCAACACAACGTGTTTCACCCATGCACCAGACCGCCATGTCTGGAGGAGCTCCACAGAAATGCCCGTCTGAGTCTTAGAGCTCTGCATCGCG ACGAACAACAGCATCAGCCTTCTTCAAGTCGAGAGAGAAACAGGGTGACCATCTCCATCTCCGTGGCGCCACCCATGCCCACCTTTCCCTCACCGCATAGCATTCGGCGGCAACAGAGGAGTCGGCTCGCACGAGCG GAGAGGACTGTCAAAGAAACAGAGATCCAGACCACAGAGAGAAAG CTACAAGAGAGGCCTGGCAGAGAGGAGGATATGAAAACAATTGAAAGGAAG TTTGAGTGCTTTTACTCACTTGAAACTATTGAAGGTTGCATCTTCATTCCATGGAATAGAAAG GTTACCTCGATAGAGAAAAGTGAAAGTAGTGAAGTTATTGGAGGCCAAACAGCCAAGGCCGTAAACCACAGTGCCCCCTCAGCCCAAGACAAGCAGGCAAACTGGTCAAAGGAAAACGTCCCGCCATCAGATCAGAAGACAAATGGCGATTCTCAAGCGGTCTCCTCATGCATAATCCCCATTAATGTCACAG CAGGAGTCGGGTTTGACAGAGAGGCCAGTGCCCGTTGCTCTCTAGTTCACTCCCAGTCGGTGCTTCAGAGAAGAAGGAagctgaggaggagaaagaCTATCACTGGAATACCCAAACGGGTACAACAGGACATGG actcAGATGAATCACCTGTGGCAAGAGAGCGTACAGTGATCATCCACGCCAATTCACATCAACTATCTCTCTGTCAAGAGGACCTCTCAATTAGTGGGCGTCTCCATCACACTCGTGACTCTGGCTGCCAGACAGATGATTTCCTTATAGCAT GTACAGCTGCTCCCTCCAGAAGGCGCATTAGAGCTCAGCGCAACCATCAAGGTATCCCTGCCTCTCTGTCCCATTCTACGGGTAACATTTCCTCCTTGGGTGACCAGTCGGACTCAACATACACAACAGCTTCTACACATGGTGGCCGTTTACGCTCACGTAGCCTTCCAAGAGAGGGCGGCCGTCTAATCGACAGTGACGAAGACGATGATGACAactatgatgatgatgatgaagatgaagatttATCACCTTATGAAGCAGAGGACTTCATTCCATCCGGACCAAGTCCAAgaatgaagatgatgatgatgaaggatGAAGAAGAGAGTACAGACGATCAGGCAGCCCCTGAGCCACTGCAACTTGGAAGCCTAAAACGACTGCAGAGGTCTAGTGAAAGAGACAGGGGCGGTGGAGGAGGCGGGAGTCCAGAACATAGCTGGATGGAGAGGGGTCGTTCTCGCTTGCCCCGCAAGGCTGACATGGGTAGCTGTGAAATTTCATCCAGTTCTGATACTTTTAGCAGCCCTATTCACTCCGTGTCTACTACAGGCGTTTTAGGCAGTCATGTGGACCACAAGGAGGACCACCAGTCATCAAGTGGAAACTGGAGTGGCTCCAGCTCCACCTGCCCCTCACAAACATCTGAAACTATTCCCCCTCCCTCTTCTCCACCCTTGACAGGCTCTTCCCACTGTGATTCAGAGTTATCACTTAATACAGCACCCAATGCCATTGATGAGGGATTTTCCCTGGATCCTTCCTACCACTCTGACCTCAGGCCCCAGAGTCAAGGCCACAGATCAAGCTCTTTTACATCATCAGCCACAGACCAGCTAGATGATGCAGGGGTCAGTACAGCCAGCGAAGGGGAGTGGACATACCCCCAAGACCAAGATCAGACCGATCCAGATCAAGATCAAGATCCCACCCAAAAGCTAAGTGAAAACCACCAGTTTCTTCAAGAATACAGCTCAATGGAAGGTCTTAATGACCAAACATGTTTcagtaaacagaaaacaaatgctGAAAAAGAGCCTGAGTCTCATTACCCATCTGATACAGAAGGTTTCTACTCATCCTCTGTGAATCTTGGGGAGTATAATCCGACCTACAGAGAATACACATGTAACTATGCAGACCTCGGGCCTGATTGTCATCAGTCCAACACTGTGGCAAAACGATTATCCCATGGAGGTTATCCTCAGCCTCCACTTCAGTTCAAAACAGGCACTATGACTTTAGGGAGGACTTGCCGTCCTTTAAGGAAATCAAAAGTCAAACCTCCACCACCCAAGCGAACATCCTCACTAAAGGAAACCAATAGTAGTGTTGATGTTGGGACAGACACACAAGCAGATAAGGATCATCCAAAGATGGTTAGTGAGCAAGAACTTACCTCGTCTTCCACAGATATGAAGCTGGAACTGGACCTGGAACTTGGAGGAGCTCCAGAACCATTACAGTCATCTTGTCTAGTTGCAGAGTCTTTAGGAACTTGGGGCATGGGACTGGGGGGAGCCATGGACATAGTAGAGCCCATGTCCTTTAGCTCCGCAGATACACACTCGTTTAAGGATGAAGGTGCTGTGCAGTCTGACTATGCAGATCTGTGGCTTCACAACAGTGAGCTTAAGTCTAACAATGGTGAGTACGCATCAATGTCTAACTCAAGCACAGCTACAGGCACCACTGTTATGGATTGTATGAAGTCACCAGACAGCTCTTCCTCTTCCACAGAAACGCAAATTCAGGCTGTTGCCCAGACCTTAGAGTCCAAGGAAAGCAGTCCATCTCTCCCATCTGGAGACTTTAAACTTGGATCACCTGAGAAACTGGCCGGCCTAGCCTCACCATCAAGTGGTTattccagccaatcagaaacccCAACATCAACCTTACCCTCATCTTCAGCAGCCTTCTTCCCAGGACCTCTGTCCCCTTCAACTGGCAAGAGAAAGCCTAAAGTGCCAGAAAGGAAGTCATCTCTCTCTTCCTTGCAACAATTTCCCAGAGATGGGGCTTCCATTTCATTTTGCAATAAGAGAGATCCAGACTTTCCACCTCCACCTTCTCAGCTCGATCTCAATGTTCTACATGGAGGCTATGTGAGACACACCTTATCCCACCGAGCATACCACATGCACACCCTTCACCACAACAAACACAGAGTTGCAAATGTTTTGTCCATTGGACCAAAAATAATGGTCCCTGAGATAACCAATACCAATCCACCACCAAGTTCAGGCTCTGCTTTAACAAATCCAGGCTCTAACGTTCTGCCAATTACTCCATCAACAATTCGTTCAGTGCAGCTTCATTCAGTTAGCCAATCTTCAGAGCCGCAGAGTACTTCCACAACATACCAGGACACAACGAATGGAACTGAGACTGTGACAAGGCCAAAATGTCCCCCAAGTGGTTCCACCCTGGCTCCTCCCCCTGTTAATACCAGGCCTCTCCCTCCCAGAAGGCCACCTCCCAGGCCCCCATGTCATGATCACACCTCTTCTCCTGAACGTTCACAGCCACCTCCACCTGGTCGCCACCCTGATGGACCTCCATCCTATGAAAGTCTGCTTCTAAGGCAGGACCGGTATGGACCAGGAACCTTTTGGGCTATGACTGCCTTCAGAACAAGGATGGACCCTTCGTCAGACATCTCTGAAGACAGTTCACCCCTGCATAGACCAGTTCCACGTGCTCCACACCCTTCACCTGTGGATCTCCACACTCATATTCACTCACACACAGAGTTCAGAGGGCTCACCCACTCAACACATGCACGTTCCGAGTTTAGAGTTTTGGGGGAGCGCTCGTTCTCCCAGGATGacgatgaggatgaggaggaagaggaggaggaagaagaagaggaagaagaagagcaggTAAAAGAGCCGCAGAGGGCTGCATGTTCCAGAGGAGGAATGCGATCGGACCACCCTCCTCCCCCAGCCTATGAATTTGCTGGGGGATCCCACTTAAACTCAGGGTCATGGGCTAGTCCTGTCAAAGTGCCTGGTAACACAACAGAGGCATCGCATCCTTACCTAATCAGCGATGCAAGGACAGGAGGACAAGAAGTGCATGAAGAAGAGAGGGAAGTGATATCAGGTGCTACCAGAAGTGCCCATCCGCACCAACTCCAAGAGAACAAGGATGACTCCACCACTCCTGACACTGAGGATTACTTTAGCAAAG ATTCCACACCAAGTGACAATTCACTTTCCCCTCTGACGGATGACGCCAAAGTTGATGACGACATTATTATTACATCCCCTAACAAGAGTCGTACAACAGAAGACCTTTTTGCCATGATACACAG ATCCAAAAGAAAGGTCCTTGGCCGTAAAGATTCAGGAGACCTAAACGTGAAGTCTCGTCTTTGCCCTGTGTCAGCCGTAACCCCCAGTAATGTTTCCACTGGTGTTGtccctccagctcctcctcttaACTTTCCTGCTACTTTAGCCAATGCCGTTGGGTCACAGAGAGCTCCTGTTCCAATCTATCGTAGTGCTAAGAAATCCAGCACATCCAACGAGGAGTTTAAACTTCTTTTGCTAAAGAAAGGCAGCAGGTCTGATTCTAGCTATCGCATGTCAGCGACAGAGATTTTGAAGAGCCCCATTACCCCCAAAACACCTGGGGAGTCCCTTCAAGAAGGTTCAATTAGACAGGCAGAGGAGCAGTCTTCTATGCCTCAGGAGCCCCCAATCTCTGGTTTGGACCCAATCCAGATACCAGGCCTTTTTCCTCGGGCCAACTCGGAAAGTTTCACTCCCAAAACACTCCCCATGTCAGCTGCATCTCGACAGGGACGTTCTCGGATCCCCCCGGTTGCTAACAGCAGTCGCTACAGTACACGCAGTCGCCTCTACACAGCGCCCATGCAAGCCATTTCAGAAGGGGAGACAGAAAACTCAGATGGGAGCCCTCATGATGATAGATCGTCATAA
- the nhsb gene encoding Nance-Horan syndrome protein isoform X2 — MPFAKRIVEPQLLCRHQIPNDEGLLFEDLCAISHVVLSRTLRQLSDLARHACSLFQELENDIMSTNQRVWVLQNKIGQIQQTANALDPKKEAVPVSNLDIESKLSAHYQAPWHQQHNVFHPCTRPPCLEELHRNARLSLRALHRDEQQHQPSSSRERNRVTISISVAPPMPTFPSPHSIRRQQRSRLARAQERAERERELEYQPRKERTVKETEIQTTERKLQERPGREEDMKTIERKFECFYSLETIEGCIFIPWNRKVTSIEKSESSEVIGGQTAKAVNHSAPSAQDKQANWSKENVPPSDQKTNGDSQAVSSCIIPINVTGVGFDREASARCSLVHSQSVLQRRRKLRRRKTITGIPKRVQQDMDSDESPVARERTVIIHANSHQLSLCQEDLSISGRLHHTRDSGCQTDDFLIACTAAPSRRRIRAQRNHQGIPASLSHSTGNISSLGDQSDSTYTTASTHGGRLRSRSLPREGGRLIDSDEDDDDNYDDDDEDEDLSPYEAEDFIPSGPSPRMKMMMMKDEEESTDDQAAPEPLQLGSLKRLQRSSERDRGGGGGGSPEHSWMERGRSRLPRKADMGSCEISSSSDTFSSPIHSVSTTGVLGSHVDHKEDHQSSSGNWSGSSSTCPSQTSETIPPPSSPPLTGSSHCDSELSLNTAPNAIDEGFSLDPSYHSDLRPQSQGHRSSSFTSSATDQLDDAGVSTASEGEWTYPQDQDQTDPDQDQDPTQKLSENHQFLQEYSSMEGLNDQTCFSKQKTNAEKEPESHYPSDTEGFYSSSVNLGEYNPTYREYTCNYADLGPDCHQSNTVAKRLSHGGYPQPPLQFKTGTMTLGRTCRPLRKSKVKPPPPKRTSSLKETNSSVDVGTDTQADKDHPKMVSEQELTSSSTDMKLELDLELGGAPEPLQSSCLVAESLGTWGMGLGGAMDIVEPMSFSSADTHSFKDEGAVQSDYADLWLHNSELKSNNGEYASMSNSSTATGTTVMDCMKSPDSSSSSTETQIQAVAQTLESKESSPSLPSGDFKLGSPEKLAGLASPSSGYSSQSETPTSTLPSSSAAFFPGPLSPSTGKRKPKVPERKSSLSSLQQFPRDGASISFCNKRDPDFPPPPSQLDLNVLHGGYVRHTLSHRAYHMHTLHHNKHRVANVLSIGPKIMVPEITNTNPPPSSGSALTNPGSNVLPITPSTIRSVQLHSVSQSSEPQSTSTTYQDTTNGTETVTRPKCPPSGSTLAPPPVNTRPLPPRRPPPRPPCHDHTSSPERSQPPPPGRHPDGPPSYESLLLRQDRYGPGTFWAMTAFRTRMDPSSDISEDSSPLHRPVPRAPHPSPVDLHTHIHSHTEFRGLTHSTHARSEFRVLGERSFSQDDDEDEEEEEEEEEEEEEEQVKEPQRAACSRGGMRSDHPPPPAYEFAGGSHLNSGSWASPVKVPGNTTEASHPYLISDARTGGQEVHEEEREVISGATRSAHPHQLQENKDDSTTPDTEDYFSKDSTPSDNSLSPLTDDAKVDDDIIITSPNKSRTTEDLFAMIHRSKRKVLGRKDSGDLNVKSRLCPVSAVTPSNVSTGVVPPAPPLNFPATLANAVGSQRAPVPIYRSAKKSSTSNEEFKLLLLKKGSRSDSSYRMSATEILKSPITPKTPGESLQEGSIRQAEEQSSMPQEPPISGLDPIQIPGLFPRANSESFTPKTLPMSAASRQGRSRIPPVANSSRYSTRSRLYTAPMQAISEGETENSDGSPHDDRSS, encoded by the exons CTGTGTCGAACTTGGATATAGAGAGCAAGCTGTCGGCGCACTATCAGGCTCCATGGCACCAGCAACACAACGTGTTTCACCCATGCACCAGACCGCCATGTCTGGAGGAGCTCCACAGAAATGCCCGTCTGAGTCTTAGAGCTCTGCATCGCG ACGAACAACAGCATCAGCCTTCTTCAAGTCGAGAGAGAAACAGGGTGACCATCTCCATCTCCGTGGCGCCACCCATGCCCACCTTTCCCTCACCGCATAGCATTCGGCGGCAACAGAGGAGTCGGCTCGCACGAGCG CaagagagagcagagagggaACGAGAGCTGGAGTATCAACCCAGAAAG GAGAGGACTGTCAAAGAAACAGAGATCCAGACCACAGAGAGAAAG CTACAAGAGAGGCCTGGCAGAGAGGAGGATATGAAAACAATTGAAAGGAAG TTTGAGTGCTTTTACTCACTTGAAACTATTGAAGGTTGCATCTTCATTCCATGGAATAGAAAG GTTACCTCGATAGAGAAAAGTGAAAGTAGTGAAGTTATTGGAGGCCAAACAGCCAAGGCCGTAAACCACAGTGCCCCCTCAGCCCAAGACAAGCAGGCAAACTGGTCAAAGGAAAACGTCCCGCCATCAGATCAGAAGACAAATGGCGATTCTCAAGCGGTCTCCTCATGCATAATCCCCATTAATGTCACAG GAGTCGGGTTTGACAGAGAGGCCAGTGCCCGTTGCTCTCTAGTTCACTCCCAGTCGGTGCTTCAGAGAAGAAGGAagctgaggaggagaaagaCTATCACTGGAATACCCAAACGGGTACAACAGGACATGG actcAGATGAATCACCTGTGGCAAGAGAGCGTACAGTGATCATCCACGCCAATTCACATCAACTATCTCTCTGTCAAGAGGACCTCTCAATTAGTGGGCGTCTCCATCACACTCGTGACTCTGGCTGCCAGACAGATGATTTCCTTATAGCAT GTACAGCTGCTCCCTCCAGAAGGCGCATTAGAGCTCAGCGCAACCATCAAGGTATCCCTGCCTCTCTGTCCCATTCTACGGGTAACATTTCCTCCTTGGGTGACCAGTCGGACTCAACATACACAACAGCTTCTACACATGGTGGCCGTTTACGCTCACGTAGCCTTCCAAGAGAGGGCGGCCGTCTAATCGACAGTGACGAAGACGATGATGACAactatgatgatgatgatgaagatgaagatttATCACCTTATGAAGCAGAGGACTTCATTCCATCCGGACCAAGTCCAAgaatgaagatgatgatgatgaaggatGAAGAAGAGAGTACAGACGATCAGGCAGCCCCTGAGCCACTGCAACTTGGAAGCCTAAAACGACTGCAGAGGTCTAGTGAAAGAGACAGGGGCGGTGGAGGAGGCGGGAGTCCAGAACATAGCTGGATGGAGAGGGGTCGTTCTCGCTTGCCCCGCAAGGCTGACATGGGTAGCTGTGAAATTTCATCCAGTTCTGATACTTTTAGCAGCCCTATTCACTCCGTGTCTACTACAGGCGTTTTAGGCAGTCATGTGGACCACAAGGAGGACCACCAGTCATCAAGTGGAAACTGGAGTGGCTCCAGCTCCACCTGCCCCTCACAAACATCTGAAACTATTCCCCCTCCCTCTTCTCCACCCTTGACAGGCTCTTCCCACTGTGATTCAGAGTTATCACTTAATACAGCACCCAATGCCATTGATGAGGGATTTTCCCTGGATCCTTCCTACCACTCTGACCTCAGGCCCCAGAGTCAAGGCCACAGATCAAGCTCTTTTACATCATCAGCCACAGACCAGCTAGATGATGCAGGGGTCAGTACAGCCAGCGAAGGGGAGTGGACATACCCCCAAGACCAAGATCAGACCGATCCAGATCAAGATCAAGATCCCACCCAAAAGCTAAGTGAAAACCACCAGTTTCTTCAAGAATACAGCTCAATGGAAGGTCTTAATGACCAAACATGTTTcagtaaacagaaaacaaatgctGAAAAAGAGCCTGAGTCTCATTACCCATCTGATACAGAAGGTTTCTACTCATCCTCTGTGAATCTTGGGGAGTATAATCCGACCTACAGAGAATACACATGTAACTATGCAGACCTCGGGCCTGATTGTCATCAGTCCAACACTGTGGCAAAACGATTATCCCATGGAGGTTATCCTCAGCCTCCACTTCAGTTCAAAACAGGCACTATGACTTTAGGGAGGACTTGCCGTCCTTTAAGGAAATCAAAAGTCAAACCTCCACCACCCAAGCGAACATCCTCACTAAAGGAAACCAATAGTAGTGTTGATGTTGGGACAGACACACAAGCAGATAAGGATCATCCAAAGATGGTTAGTGAGCAAGAACTTACCTCGTCTTCCACAGATATGAAGCTGGAACTGGACCTGGAACTTGGAGGAGCTCCAGAACCATTACAGTCATCTTGTCTAGTTGCAGAGTCTTTAGGAACTTGGGGCATGGGACTGGGGGGAGCCATGGACATAGTAGAGCCCATGTCCTTTAGCTCCGCAGATACACACTCGTTTAAGGATGAAGGTGCTGTGCAGTCTGACTATGCAGATCTGTGGCTTCACAACAGTGAGCTTAAGTCTAACAATGGTGAGTACGCATCAATGTCTAACTCAAGCACAGCTACAGGCACCACTGTTATGGATTGTATGAAGTCACCAGACAGCTCTTCCTCTTCCACAGAAACGCAAATTCAGGCTGTTGCCCAGACCTTAGAGTCCAAGGAAAGCAGTCCATCTCTCCCATCTGGAGACTTTAAACTTGGATCACCTGAGAAACTGGCCGGCCTAGCCTCACCATCAAGTGGTTattccagccaatcagaaacccCAACATCAACCTTACCCTCATCTTCAGCAGCCTTCTTCCCAGGACCTCTGTCCCCTTCAACTGGCAAGAGAAAGCCTAAAGTGCCAGAAAGGAAGTCATCTCTCTCTTCCTTGCAACAATTTCCCAGAGATGGGGCTTCCATTTCATTTTGCAATAAGAGAGATCCAGACTTTCCACCTCCACCTTCTCAGCTCGATCTCAATGTTCTACATGGAGGCTATGTGAGACACACCTTATCCCACCGAGCATACCACATGCACACCCTTCACCACAACAAACACAGAGTTGCAAATGTTTTGTCCATTGGACCAAAAATAATGGTCCCTGAGATAACCAATACCAATCCACCACCAAGTTCAGGCTCTGCTTTAACAAATCCAGGCTCTAACGTTCTGCCAATTACTCCATCAACAATTCGTTCAGTGCAGCTTCATTCAGTTAGCCAATCTTCAGAGCCGCAGAGTACTTCCACAACATACCAGGACACAACGAATGGAACTGAGACTGTGACAAGGCCAAAATGTCCCCCAAGTGGTTCCACCCTGGCTCCTCCCCCTGTTAATACCAGGCCTCTCCCTCCCAGAAGGCCACCTCCCAGGCCCCCATGTCATGATCACACCTCTTCTCCTGAACGTTCACAGCCACCTCCACCTGGTCGCCACCCTGATGGACCTCCATCCTATGAAAGTCTGCTTCTAAGGCAGGACCGGTATGGACCAGGAACCTTTTGGGCTATGACTGCCTTCAGAACAAGGATGGACCCTTCGTCAGACATCTCTGAAGACAGTTCACCCCTGCATAGACCAGTTCCACGTGCTCCACACCCTTCACCTGTGGATCTCCACACTCATATTCACTCACACACAGAGTTCAGAGGGCTCACCCACTCAACACATGCACGTTCCGAGTTTAGAGTTTTGGGGGAGCGCTCGTTCTCCCAGGATGacgatgaggatgaggaggaagaggaggaggaagaagaagaggaagaagaagagcaggTAAAAGAGCCGCAGAGGGCTGCATGTTCCAGAGGAGGAATGCGATCGGACCACCCTCCTCCCCCAGCCTATGAATTTGCTGGGGGATCCCACTTAAACTCAGGGTCATGGGCTAGTCCTGTCAAAGTGCCTGGTAACACAACAGAGGCATCGCATCCTTACCTAATCAGCGATGCAAGGACAGGAGGACAAGAAGTGCATGAAGAAGAGAGGGAAGTGATATCAGGTGCTACCAGAAGTGCCCATCCGCACCAACTCCAAGAGAACAAGGATGACTCCACCACTCCTGACACTGAGGATTACTTTAGCAAAG ATTCCACACCAAGTGACAATTCACTTTCCCCTCTGACGGATGACGCCAAAGTTGATGACGACATTATTATTACATCCCCTAACAAGAGTCGTACAACAGAAGACCTTTTTGCCATGATACACAG ATCCAAAAGAAAGGTCCTTGGCCGTAAAGATTCAGGAGACCTAAACGTGAAGTCTCGTCTTTGCCCTGTGTCAGCCGTAACCCCCAGTAATGTTTCCACTGGTGTTGtccctccagctcctcctcttaACTTTCCTGCTACTTTAGCCAATGCCGTTGGGTCACAGAGAGCTCCTGTTCCAATCTATCGTAGTGCTAAGAAATCCAGCACATCCAACGAGGAGTTTAAACTTCTTTTGCTAAAGAAAGGCAGCAGGTCTGATTCTAGCTATCGCATGTCAGCGACAGAGATTTTGAAGAGCCCCATTACCCCCAAAACACCTGGGGAGTCCCTTCAAGAAGGTTCAATTAGACAGGCAGAGGAGCAGTCTTCTATGCCTCAGGAGCCCCCAATCTCTGGTTTGGACCCAATCCAGATACCAGGCCTTTTTCCTCGGGCCAACTCGGAAAGTTTCACTCCCAAAACACTCCCCATGTCAGCTGCATCTCGACAGGGACGTTCTCGGATCCCCCCGGTTGCTAACAGCAGTCGCTACAGTACACGCAGTCGCCTCTACACAGCGCCCATGCAAGCCATTTCAGAAGGGGAGACAGAAAACTCAGATGGGAGCCCTCATGATGATAGATCGTCATAA